The following are encoded in a window of Peromyscus leucopus breed LL Stock chromosome X, UCI_PerLeu_2.1, whole genome shotgun sequence genomic DNA:
- the Satl1 gene encoding spermidine/spermine N(1)-acetyltransferase-like protein 1, with product MDQPGINQPGLNQPNVTQPGASEPDMNHPGIRQSGSGKTDMNQTVMSPAGRNPYNMKQPGPSQPNINQPSMSQQGLNKPGVTRSGASQTDMNQPGPSQPNMKQPGPSMDQPVKSKPDMSQQGMKQPEPSQLDIKNLGKIQPNMNQAGMSQTSIWQPGPPPPNMKQMNSWQWGPGYPGRRPPDMWQIDQSNQGMRQSDTVQPGPSYAGQRQPDTWISDPSYPGMKQREPQQWGSSSASFRQKDAGQWSSSHLNKKYSNSWQALVDFSAIRQLNFRQADPTEPGMKQFDTLQPDPIQPGMRLRVPSSGQPGPRQPCMRQNDIQQLDLNQQGMKQSGTWQPGLCPQGMRQSGTWQPGLCPQGMRQSGTWQPGPSSLGMKQSGTWQPGPSPLGMKQSGTWQPGPSPLGMKQSGTWQPGPSPLGMKQSGTWQPDPSLLGKKLSGTWQLSLNQLGIRQSNTCQLGPRPPAMTQSDTKQLGPSPLSRTPSNTKQLGPSLSGIKDLDTEQLSPSQSGMKELDRWQPGTSQPGRIELNTQQLGTIQPGIKQLDSWQRGPNQPGRIESEKWQIGPSPLGMRQLDSWQPGPSQLGMRYSDSCPWVPSHSGMGHSDSWQPSPSQLGTRLSDAWQTCPSHPGMKQLDTCQQSPRIPGVRQLYTWKPSPSCSGTRQSEKWQLDPSNPYMRQSGIWEPMPRQSKTSTSQQGTYQEGLKQSQTSQPETIQLGTNQLATSQPDTTQPGTSLLDTNQIDTTQRSQGEMTQSDTSMTSPNQPEMKASPSDITSQSDSSQVGISQPGKSQLEPSESSMSDFDTNQQGMIQLPTRKTSNDPFYIRPAEPQDCPDILQLIKEMASYEGMQENVNLTELDLFRDGFGDNPLFYCLVAEVPAQQTESGVKIIGFAMYYYTYNPWIGKLLHLEDFYIIEGYQGLGIGAAMLKKLSQIAISSQCSAMQFLVVIWNQDSVAYYTRLGALDLSCEEGWHLFRFNMEDLLELAEET from the exons ATGGACCAACCAGGCATAAACCAACCAGGCTTGAACCAACCAAATGTAACACAACCAGGTGCAAGTGAACCAGATATGAACCACCCAGGCATAAGACAATCAGGCTCAGGCAAAACAGACATGAATCAAACAGTTATGAGCCCAGCAGGCAGAAACCCATACAATATGAAACAACCTGGGCCCAGCCAACCAAACATCAACCAGCCAAGCATGAGCCAACAAGGCTTGAACAAACCAGGTGTGACAAGATCAGGTGCAAGCCAAACAGATATGAACCAACCAGGCCCGAGCCAACCCAATATGAAACAACCAGGGCCAAGCATGGACCAGCCAGTCAAGAGCAAACCAGACATGAGCCAACAAGGTATGAAGCAGCCAGAACCAAGCCAACTGGATATAAAAAACCTAGGCAAAATCCAACCAAACATGAATCAAGCAGGCATGAGCCAAACAAGCATATGGCAGCCAGGCCCACCTCCTCCCAACATGAAGCAAATGAACTCATGGCAATGGGGTCCAGGGTATCCAGGTAGGAGACCACCAGACATGTGGCAAATAGACCAAAGCAATCAGGGAATGAGACAATCAGACACAGTGCAACCAGGTCCAAGCTATGCAGGACAGAGACAACCAGATACATGGATATCCGATCCAAGTTATCCAGGAATGAAACAAAGAGAACCACAGCAATGGGGGTCAAGCTCTGCAAGCTTCAGACAAAAAGATGCAGGTCAATGGAGCTCAAGCCACttaaacaaaaaatattcaaattcatggcaagcACTCGTAGATTTTTCAGCCATCAGACAATTAAACTTCAGACAAGCAGATCCCACTGAACCAGGTATGAAACAATTTGACACATTGCAACCAGATCCTATTCAACCAGGCATGAGACTGAGAGTACCAAGCTCAGGGCAACCAGGCCCCAGACAACCATGTATGAGACAAAATGACATACAGCAATTGGACCTTAACCAACAAGGCATGAAACAGTCAGGCACATGGCAACCAGGCCTCTGCCCACAAGGCATGAGGCAATCAGGCACATGGCAACCAGGCCTCTGCCCACAAGGCATGAGGCAATCGGGCACATGGCAACCAGGTCCCAGCTCACTAGGCATGAAACAGTCAGGCACATGGCAACCAGGCCCCAGCCCACTAGGCATGAAACAGTCAGGCACATGGCAACCAGGCCCCAGCCCACTAGGCATGAAACAGTCAGGCACATGGCAACCAGGCCCCAGCCCACTAGGCATGAAACAGTCAGGCACATGGCAACCAGATCCCAGCCTACTAGGCAAGAAATTGTCAGGCACCTGGCAACTGAGCCTCAACCAACTAGGCATAAGACAGTCCAACACATGTCAACTAGGCCCTAGACCACCAGCTATGACACAATCAGACACAAAGCAACTGGGCCCTAGCCCACTGAGCAGGACACCATCAAACACAAAGCAACTTGGGCCCAGTCTATCAGGCATAAAAGATTTAGACACAGAGCAATTAAGCCCCAGCCAATCAGGCATGAAAGAGCTAGACAGATGGCAACCAGGCACCAGTCAACCAGGCAGGATAGAATTGAACACACAGCAATTAGGCACCATCCAACCAGGCATTAAACAGTTGGATTCATGGCAAAGGGGTCCCAACCAGCCAGGCAGGATAGAATCAGAAAAATGGCAAATAGGTCCCAGCCCCCTAGGTATGAGACAATTGGATTCATGGCAACCAGGCCCAAGCCAATTGGGCATGAGATATTCAGACTCATGCCCCTGGGTCCCAAGCCACTCAGGCATGGGACACTCAGATTCATGGCAACCAAGCCCCAGCCAATTAGGCACAAGACTATCAGATGCATGGCAAACATGCCCAAGCCACCCAGGCATGAAACAATTGGATACATGTCAACAAAGTCCCAGAATCCCTGGTGTAAGACAATTATATACATGGAAGCCAAGCCCCAGTTGCTCAGGCACAAGACAATCAGAAAAATGGCAATTAGATCCCAGCAACCCATATATGAGACAATCAGGTATTTGGGAACCGATGCCAAGGCAATCCAAGACAAGTACCAGCCAACAGGGTACATACCAAGAAGGCCTGAAACAATCACAGACAAGTCAACCAGAAACCATTCAATTAGGCACAAACCAATTAGCTACAAGCCAGCCAGATACCACCCAACCAGGAACTAGCTTATTAGATACAAACCAAATAGACACCACCCAACGAAGCCAAGGAGAAATGACACAATCAGATACATCAATGACAAGTCCAAATCAACCAGAGATGAAAGCCAGCCCATCAGACATCACCAGCCAATCAGACTCAAGTCAAGTAGGCATAAGTCAACCAGGTAAAAGTCAATTAGAGCCAAGTGAATCAAGCATGAGTGATTTTGATACAAATCAACAAGGAATGATTCAATTACCCACGAGAAAAACAAGTAATGATCCTTTCTACATAAGACCTGCTGAGCCTCAGGACTGCCCAGATATCCTGCAATTGATAAAA GAAATGGCTTCCTATGAAGGCATGCAAGAAAACGTGAACTTAACAGAACTGG ATTTATTCAGGGATGGTTTTGGAGACAATCCACTTTTCTACTGCCTGGTTGCAGAAGTACCCGCTCAACAAACAGAATCAG GAGTAAAAATTATTGGATTTGCCATGTACTACTACACATACAACCCATGGATTGGCAAACTGCTTCACCTAGAGGATTTTTACATCATTGAAGGTTACCAAG GTCTAGGTATTGGGGCTGCTATGCTGAAGAAGCTAAGTCAG ataGCCATCAGTTCCCAATGCAGTGCCATGCAGTTTCTTGTTGTCATTTGGAATCAGGATTCCGTTGCGTACTACACTCGCCTAGGGGCTTTGGACCTTTCCTGTGAGGAAGGCTGGCATTTGTTCAGATTTAACATGgaagatctcctggaacttgcagaGGAAACATGA